A region of Candidatus Diapherotrites archaeon DNA encodes the following proteins:
- a CDS encoding MBOAT family protein — protein sequence MLFNSFQFAVFLAAVLLGVHLLRNRKSQFIFLAAAGYFFYFVDSGFLFVLLLFSTLLSFFCGKKIFEAKGAGSKRLFLALGVAGNLLVLGFFKYANFALDSANRLSAFLGVPAAFPLLSIALPVGISFFTFLAISYDFDVFRGKLKPASFLDFLLYISFFPALLAGPITRATDFLPQLKKPIGLRWPEIKLGLTLIAWGIVKKVVFADNIAPFVNAVFADPTGYSSVPIMLATLAFGVQLYCDFSGYTDIAVGCARLLGLRLAKNFDKPYFAKSPSEFWRKWHISLSSWVRDYIYIPLGGSRKGKIRTYANQLAAMALMGLWHGAAWNFVLWGFFHGALLAMHKFLSGFRVFPSSILRFLKSLPGKVFCLLLTQYLVFFGWLLFRVRGFSSLAYAAQKFVLFDFVFNAKTLGLLEANSLALFLIAAFAFIHALSYLKKDTIEWIYSFRFRYWIAFIVLAVFSLIIFMPAFNSQFIYFQF from the coding sequence ATGCTTTTCAACAGCTTCCAGTTCGCGGTTTTCCTGGCGGCAGTGCTGCTGGGCGTGCATCTTCTGCGCAACCGGAAATCCCAGTTCATTTTCCTCGCCGCGGCCGGCTATTTTTTTTACTTTGTTGACAGCGGTTTCCTGTTTGTCCTGCTGCTGTTTTCAACGCTTCTCTCGTTTTTCTGCGGCAAAAAAATCTTTGAGGCGAAAGGCGCGGGTTCGAAAAGGCTTTTTCTAGCTTTGGGCGTTGCCGGCAATCTTCTTGTCCTGGGCTTTTTCAAGTACGCAAATTTCGCGCTGGATTCCGCGAACAGGCTTTCGGCTTTTCTGGGAGTTCCGGCAGCCTTTCCTTTGCTTTCAATTGCCCTGCCGGTCGGCATCTCGTTTTTCACTTTTCTTGCAATCAGCTATGATTTTGACGTTTTCCGCGGAAAGCTGAAGCCCGCATCATTCCTGGATTTCCTTCTTTACATTTCATTTTTTCCTGCGCTCCTGGCCGGCCCCATAACGCGTGCAACCGATTTTTTGCCGCAGTTGAAAAAGCCGATCGGATTGCGCTGGCCTGAAATCAAGCTTGGCCTGACGCTCATTGCATGGGGCATTGTGAAAAAGGTCGTTTTTGCCGACAACATCGCACCGTTTGTCAACGCGGTTTTTGCCGACCCCACTGGCTATTCAAGCGTTCCGATAATGCTTGCAACTCTCGCTTTCGGAGTGCAGCTTTACTGCGATTTTTCCGGCTACACCGACATTGCCGTTGGTTGCGCAAGGCTGCTCGGCCTGCGGCTTGCGAAAAACTTTGACAAGCCGTATTTTGCGAAATCGCCTTCGGAGTTCTGGCGCAAGTGGCATATCTCGCTTTCAAGCTGGGTCCGCGACTACATTTACATTCCGCTCGGCGGCAGCAGGAAGGGAAAAATCCGCACTTACGCTAACCAGCTCGCGGCAATGGCATTGATGGGTCTGTGGCACGGCGCGGCCTGGAATTTTGTATTGTGGGGTTTTTTCCACGGTGCTCTGCTGGCAATGCATAAATTCCTGTCGGGCTTTCGCGTGTTCCCGTCCTCCATTTTGCGTTTCCTCAAATCCCTGCCGGGAAAGGTTTTCTGTTTGCTGCTGACGCAGTACCTTGTCTTTTTCGGCTGGCTCCTTTTCCGTGTCCGCGGCTTTTCTTCACTTGCCTATGCCGCGCAAAAATTCGTGCTATTTGATTTCGTTTTCAACGCGAAAACCCTGGGCCTGCTCGAAGCCAATTCCCTTGCATTGTTTCTGATTGCCGCCTTCGCATTCATTCATGCCCTGAGCTATCTCAAAAAGGACACGATTGAATGGATTTATTCCTTCCGGTTCAGGTACTGGATTGCGTTCATCGTCCTGGCAGTGTTTTCGCTGATAATTTTCATGCCGGCATTCAACTCGCAGTTCATCTATTTCCAGTTCTGA
- a CDS encoding DegT/DnrJ/EryC1/StrS family aminotransferase, whose protein sequence is MIKFFDLTRQYESMKEDLDHAVSKVLQNGSFILGGEVRAFEKEFSGYCGTRHGVGAANGTQAIEIALRASGVKAGDEVITVANTAYPTVLAILACNATPVFADTQKETFLVEPGEIGKKISKKTKAIVPVHLYGQACAMDEIMEIAQKHAIPVIEDCCQSHGAEFNGKKTGSFGSAGCFSFYPTKNLGCYGDGGMIVTKDRALAEKMAMLRDLGQSKKNVHDVYGLNSRLDELQAAILRKKLLRLDKWNERRREIAKTYIGGMTNPKIQTPDQSGRRHVFHLFVAKSEKRDTLKAHFERNGVQTQIHYPIPCHLQKASAGKVKAGKLPATEWNAKRILSLPIYPELGGEEISKVIEAANSFR, encoded by the coding sequence ATGATAAAGTTTTTCGACCTGACAAGGCAATACGAAAGCATGAAAGAGGACCTGGACCACGCGGTTTCAAAGGTTTTGCAGAACGGCTCGTTCATTCTCGGCGGGGAAGTCAGGGCGTTTGAAAAAGAATTTTCAGGCTATTGCGGCACAAGGCACGGTGTCGGGGCCGCGAACGGAACGCAGGCAATCGAGATAGCGCTGAGGGCATCAGGCGTGAAAGCCGGCGACGAGGTCATAACGGTTGCCAACACGGCCTATCCGACCGTGCTCGCAATCCTTGCATGCAATGCAACCCCGGTCTTTGCCGACACCCAAAAGGAAACGTTCCTGGTTGAACCGGGCGAAATCGGGAAAAAAATTTCCAAAAAAACCAAGGCAATCGTGCCGGTGCACCTCTACGGCCAGGCGTGCGCAATGGATGAAATAATGGAAATCGCGCAAAAGCACGCGATTCCCGTCATCGAGGACTGCTGCCAGAGCCATGGCGCGGAATTCAATGGAAAAAAAACCGGAAGCTTCGGAAGCGCGGGATGCTTTTCGTTTTATCCGACAAAAAACCTCGGATGCTACGGCGACGGCGGAATGATCGTGACAAAAGACAGGGCTTTGGCGGAAAAAATGGCGATGCTCCGCGATTTGGGCCAGAGCAAAAAAAACGTTCACGATGTTTATGGTTTGAACAGCAGGCTCGACGAACTGCAGGCGGCAATCCTGCGCAAAAAGCTCCTGCGCCTTGACAAGTGGAATGAGCGGAGAAGGGAAATAGCGAAAACTTACATCGGCGGCATGACAAACCCGAAAATCCAGACCCCGGATCAGTCCGGCAGGCGGCACGTTTTCCATTTGTTCGTTGCGAAAAGCGAAAAGCGCGACACGCTCAAGGCGCACTTTGAAAGGAACGGCGTGCAGACGCAGATTCACTATCCGATACCATGCCATTTGCAGAAAGCCTCTGCCGGCAAAGTGAAGGCAGGAAAGCTGCCGGCCACGGAATGGAACGCAAAGCGCATACTCTCACTGCCCATTTACCCTGAACTCGGCGGAGAGGAAATCTCAAAAGTCATTGAAGCCGCAAACTCGTTCAGGTAG
- a CDS encoding GDP-mannose 4,6-dehydratase, whose translation MAEQTKKFAGANVMITGGLGFIGSNLCHKLVALGAKVQVVDSLIPSYGGNPFNVQEIKGKIDINIADIRDENSMNCLVKDKDYIFNLAGQVSHLDSINDPYTDLEINCRSQMTLLEACRKNNDNVKVVFAGTRSEYGRTEYLPVDEKHPFNPTDVNGINKIAGEMYHLVYNRVHGIKASSLRLTNTFGPRQMMKNDRQTFLAWFMRLAIDNKTIKIFGDGKQLRDFNYVDDAVDAFLLAAASEKADGEAFNLGSGNGVSVLDITKKLIAVAGTGKLEMVPFPPEKKKIEIGDYYADYSKAKKILGWEPKVPLDAGLKKTIDYYRKFKAHYW comes from the coding sequence ATGGCTGAGCAGACTAAAAAGTTCGCTGGCGCCAACGTCATGATTACGGGCGGCCTCGGCTTCATCGGCAGCAATCTCTGCCACAAACTCGTTGCATTGGGCGCGAAAGTGCAGGTCGTCGATTCCCTGATTCCAAGCTACGGCGGAAACCCGTTCAACGTGCAGGAAATAAAGGGCAAGATCGACATAAACATCGCTGACATCCGTGACGAGAACAGCATGAACTGCCTTGTGAAGGACAAAGACTACATTTTCAACCTCGCCGGGCAGGTAAGCCACCTTGACTCAATCAATGACCCCTACACGGATTTGGAAATAAACTGCAGGAGCCAGATGACATTGCTTGAGGCGTGCAGGAAAAACAACGACAACGTCAAGGTCGTTTTTGCGGGCACGCGAAGCGAATACGGCAGGACGGAATACCTGCCGGTTGACGAAAAGCACCCGTTCAATCCGACCGACGTGAACGGCATAAACAAGATTGCAGGCGAAATGTACCACCTCGTTTACAACAGGGTGCACGGCATCAAGGCAAGCTCTCTGCGCCTGACCAACACTTTCGGGCCGAGGCAGATGATGAAAAACGACAGGCAGACATTCCTGGCATGGTTCATGAGGCTTGCGATTGACAACAAGACGATAAAAATTTTCGGCGACGGAAAACAACTGAGGGACTTCAACTATGTCGACGACGCGGTGGATGCGTTCCTGCTTGCCGCGGCCAGCGAAAAGGCGGACGGCGAAGCATTCAACCTCGGCTCCGGAAACGGAGTGAGCGTGCTGGACATAACAAAAAAGCTGATTGCTGTGGCGGGCACTGGAAAGCTTGAAATGGTGCCGTTCCCGCCGGAAAAGAAAAAAATCGAAATCGGCGACTATTACGCGGATTATTCGAAGGCGAAAAAAATTCTCGGCTGGGAACCGAAGGTTCCGCTTGACGCGGGCCTGAAAAAAACAATCGATTACTACAGGAAATTCAAGGCGCATTACTGGTAG
- a CDS encoding glycosyltransferase family 2 protein, with product METVPMEKLESLSIFFPAYNDGGTIKKMVLDAAATAAKVAKKFEIIVVDDRSPDNSGKIADGLAKKHSFLRVVHHKKNMGYGGALKSGFRAARHEWVFYTDGDAQYDAKELERLVEKQRKTHADVVNGYKIKRSDRRHRVILGNMYNGFSRLMFGIKIRDIDCDFRLIRKTFVDRIGLRSDSGVICIEMVKKLQMAGAAFEEVGVHHYPRTHGSSQFFRPVHILKVFYGLFVQWIRLVVFGWTRDYGGKRNG from the coding sequence ATGGAAACGGTGCCGATGGAAAAGCTTGAAAGCCTCTCGATATTCTTTCCCGCCTACAACGACGGGGGAACCATAAAAAAAATGGTGCTGGACGCCGCGGCAACAGCCGCAAAGGTTGCAAAAAAATTCGAAATCATAGTCGTCGACGACCGGAGTCCGGACAACAGCGGAAAGATTGCCGACGGACTCGCAAAAAAGCATTCTTTCCTCAGGGTGGTGCACCACAAAAAGAACATGGGATACGGGGGAGCTTTGAAGTCGGGCTTCAGGGCGGCGAGGCACGAATGGGTTTTCTACACTGATGGAGATGCGCAGTACGATGCGAAAGAGCTTGAAAGGCTCGTTGAAAAGCAGCGTAAAACCCACGCAGACGTTGTCAACGGATACAAGATAAAAAGAAGCGACAGGCGGCATCGCGTCATTCTCGGCAACATGTACAACGGATTTTCAAGGCTCATGTTCGGCATAAAAATCAGGGACATCGACTGCGATTTCAGGCTCATCAGGAAAACTTTTGTCGACCGCATCGGCCTCAGGTCGGATTCGGGCGTCATCTGCATTGAAATGGTGAAAAAACTGCAGATGGCCGGGGCTGCCTTTGAAGAAGTCGGAGTGCACCATTATCCCAGAACGCATGGCAGCAGCCAGTTTTTCAGGCCCGTGCACATATTAAAAGTCTTTTACGGCTTATTTGTTCAATGGATCCGCCTTGTGGTGTTCGGGTGGACGCGCGATTACGGTGGGAAAAGGAATGGCTGA
- a CDS encoding glycosyltransferase family 39 protein — protein sequence MDKALAGILVLALAVSLFGINHLLVDDEAINEFTAGIIAKGGYPEYQDHPPAGPVSFYLFSQARNALSGLGVSPPIRLLSVLYGLLLIALTFRFALLAFDRKTAIISSAIIAFSFYGLLARNIIDIDGNLLTLLITASLYFYYRAHIGRENRNSLLAMSGIFFGLAMLTKYTAIAIIPAIAVFELLGGKKPEWKGVAAAAAIGIALFAIFPAISFATGNESVFLKTIEWGGKNVSGGGNIPVETAKAGFKHVYRIAEYGGPLLFFLPLLGLLSKQRKKALIFWAFAIAALAMFILLAQKGQIERNQMIILPALSILAGAVAAENLESLKKNIHVIAGSALAFAAVLFAFQVFRLHETFSIEHFDFALALKNPDVWLAGTSGPLVIMALWGLLFTTIAALVLSAVFLLAKSGKAKALALALMIGLGIAFNAVLLSEYLFFATTPDYNQTMNGMAEFFHERGGIKPVFSTNEDLAFYAGEGFGSFYHLDKSKSMQMLEGGGTALFLNLPPRRGNDAWLELQKKCPLAKTFYSKGYETGFVFSCPKQQLK from the coding sequence GTGGATAAGGCGCTTGCCGGAATACTTGTCCTGGCCCTGGCAGTTTCGCTCTTCGGCATAAACCATCTGCTGGTCGACGACGAGGCAATCAACGAGTTCACGGCAGGCATAATAGCAAAGGGCGGCTATCCGGAATACCAAGATCATCCTCCGGCAGGGCCCGTATCGTTTTACCTGTTCTCGCAGGCAAGAAATGCGCTTTCCGGCTTGGGCGTTTCTCCGCCGATAAGGCTGCTTTCCGTCCTTTACGGACTGCTCCTGATTGCGCTCACGTTCAGGTTTGCCCTGCTCGCGTTTGACAGAAAAACCGCGATAATCTCCTCGGCCATAATAGCATTCAGTTTCTACGGCCTGCTGGCAAGGAACATAATCGACATTGACGGCAACCTGCTCACGCTCCTCATCACTGCTTCGCTTTACTTCTATTACAGGGCGCACATAGGGAGGGAAAACCGGAACAGCCTGCTGGCGATGTCGGGAATTTTCTTCGGCCTTGCAATGCTCACAAAATACACCGCCATCGCGATAATTCCGGCAATCGCGGTTTTTGAACTGCTCGGCGGAAAAAAACCCGAATGGAAGGGCGTTGCGGCGGCGGCTGCAATAGGCATTGCGCTTTTCGCAATCTTTCCGGCCATATCGTTTGCCACCGGAAATGAAAGCGTTTTCCTGAAAACAATCGAATGGGGCGGAAAAAACGTTTCCGGCGGCGGAAACATTCCCGTTGAAACCGCTAAGGCCGGTTTCAAGCACGTTTACAGGATAGCCGAATACGGCGGGCCGTTGCTGTTTTTCCTGCCGCTGCTCGGCCTGCTTTCAAAGCAGAGAAAAAAAGCCCTGATTTTCTGGGCGTTTGCAATTGCCGCGCTCGCAATGTTCATCCTGCTCGCGCAGAAAGGCCAGATTGAAAGGAACCAGATGATAATCCTGCCCGCGCTTTCCATTCTCGCCGGCGCGGTTGCGGCGGAAAACCTCGAAAGCCTGAAAAAAAACATTCATGTTATTGCCGGCTCCGCGCTCGCATTTGCGGCCGTGCTTTTTGCGTTCCAGGTTTTCAGGCTGCATGAAACCTTCAGCATCGAGCATTTCGATTTCGCGCTCGCATTGAAAAATCCTGACGTCTGGCTTGCCGGAACGTCCGGCCCGCTTGTGATAATGGCATTGTGGGGTTTGCTCTTCACAACAATCGCCGCGCTTGTCCTGTCGGCGGTTTTCCTGCTCGCAAAAAGCGGAAAGGCGAAGGCGCTTGCTCTTGCACTCATGATCGGGTTGGGCATCGCGTTCAACGCCGTGCTCCTGTCGGAATACCTTTTCTTTGCGACAACCCCGGACTACAACCAGACCATGAACGGCATGGCGGAATTCTTCCATGAACGCGGCGGCATCAAGCCGGTTTTTTCAACCAACGAGGACCTCGCGTTCTATGCGGGTGAAGGCTTCGGGTCATTTTACCACCTCGACAAGAGCAAGAGCATGCAGATGCTTGAAGGCGGCGGAACCGCTCTTTTCCTCAACCTGCCGCCCCGCAGGGGAAACGATGCGTGGCTTGAACTGCAAAAAAAATGCCCGCTTGCCAAAACTTTTTATTCAAAAGGATACGAAACGGGCTTCGTTTTTTCGTGCCCTAAACAACAATTAAAATAG
- a CDS encoding class I SAM-dependent methyltransferase, giving the protein MAKGKKGVAFVGKDFSKNYYTGLKGIYFHGILKTIAGIARLDRRNVRILDFGCGCGELKKLLGEKVTGFDVLPELSDVKDWRAVDFDVVAANEVFYLFSEKELEKILREFKAKNPGTELVVGIARQNLLGGILAVLAGEPDAHSNTLLPPQKELEILQRHFRLKARKSVFWLCDVFYFGPRRESGG; this is encoded by the coding sequence ATGGCAAAGGGAAAAAAGGGAGTTGCTTTTGTGGGCAAGGATTTTTCAAAAAACTATTATACGGGCCTGAAAGGCATTTACTTCCACGGCATTCTGAAAACAATTGCCGGAATCGCGAGACTTGACCGGCGCAACGTCAGGATTTTGGATTTTGGCTGCGGTTGCGGAGAACTGAAGAAACTGCTCGGCGAAAAGGTAACGGGTTTTGACGTTTTGCCCGAACTTTCCGATGTCAAGGACTGGAGAGCCGTTGATTTTGACGTTGTTGCCGCCAACGAGGTGTTTTATCTTTTTTCGGAAAAAGAGCTTGAAAAGATTTTGCGGGAATTCAAGGCAAAAAATCCCGGCACGGAATTGGTTGTTGGAATTGCCCGCCAAAACCTGTTGGGCGGAATTTTGGCGGTATTGGCGGGAGAGCCGGACGCCCATTCCAATACCCTGTTGCCGCCGCAAAAAGAGTTGGAAATACTGCAAAGGCATTTCCGGTTAAAGGCGCGCAAAAGCGTTTTTTGGTTGTGCGACGTGTTTTACTTCGGGCCGCGGAGGGAATCCGGTGGATAA
- a CDS encoding acyltransferase, producing MKGFGRASYFKGRVEISHPECVSIGENSCLDSGTKLRGTGSITIGNNVRAGENLFVISDNHDYEGEELPYGKTRIKKPVRIGDNVWIGSNVTILGGAAVGEGAVIGAGSVVVKDVPACAVVAGNPAQVKKFRDKKKYERLKAEKKFNSEKNPWR from the coding sequence ATGAAAGGTTTCGGCAGGGCGAGCTATTTCAAGGGCCGCGTTGAAATCTCGCATCCCGAATGCGTGAGCATCGGAGAGAACAGCTGCCTTGACAGCGGAACGAAACTGCGGGGAACAGGCAGCATAACAATCGGAAACAACGTGCGCGCCGGCGAAAATCTTTTTGTGATAAGCGACAACCACGACTACGAAGGAGAAGAGCTGCCCTACGGCAAAACCCGCATAAAAAAGCCGGTCAGGATTGGCGACAATGTCTGGATCGGCTCGAACGTGACAATCCTTGGCGGCGCGGCTGTCGGAGAGGGCGCGGTCATAGGCGCGGGCTCGGTCGTGGTGAAAGACGTTCCGGCATGCGCGGTGGTTGCAGGCAACCCGGCACAGGTGAAAAAGTTCAGGGACAAGAAAAAATATGAAAGGCTTAAGGCGGAAAAAAAATTTAATTCGGAAAAAAACCCGTGGAGATAA